From a region of the Zingiber officinale cultivar Zhangliang chromosome 10B, Zo_v1.1, whole genome shotgun sequence genome:
- the LOC122029613 gene encoding transcription factor MYB36-like — protein sequence MGRAPCCDKANVKKGPWSAEEDAKLRAYIETNGTGGNWIALPQKIGLKRCGKSCRLRWLNYLRPNIKHGGFSEEEDQIILSLYISIGSRWSIMAAQLPGRTDNDIKNYWNTKLKKKLLGDYRKINNRSKISPQYSPINQEHSNFQGALINSETLISASTVERIRLQMCYMNKGNNDSAFWPICHVQESQLTNLITSPKFVQQHVNPNDTVFESSQIRQEVALQNLHEDTSGSTIGFSMQEENDQLRELDCFKELLEKESMSWWSSEVKEEAIFSCSADSLLLQECMRL from the exons ATGGGGAGGGCTCCCTGTTGTGACAAGGCGAATGTCAAGAAGGGGCCATGGTCAGCCGAGGAGGATGCGAAGCTCAGAGCTTACATCGAAACGAATGGAACTGGAGGCAATTGGATTGCCCTCCCTCAAAAGATTG GTCTGAAGAGATGTGGAAAGAGCTGCAGATTGAGATGGCTTAATTATCTGAGGCCTAATATCAAACACGGCGGCTTCTCTGAAGAGGAAGACCAAATCATACTCAGCCTTTACATAAGTATTGGAAGCAG GTGGTCAATCATGGCAGCACAGCTACCAGGGAGAACAGATAATGACATCAAGAACTACTGGAACACAAAGCTGAAGAAGAAACTTCTTGGCGACTACAGGAAAATTAATAACAGATCAAAAATATCTCCTCAGTATTCTCCAATCAACCAAGAACACTCCAATTTTCAGGGAGCATTAATAAACTCGGAAACCCTGATCAGCGCATCGACTGTGGAGAGGATACGACTCCAAATGTGCTACATGAACAAGGGCAACAACGACAGTGCATTTTGGCCTATCTGCCATGTCCAAGAGAGCCAACTTACCAATTTGATCACCTCTCCAAAGTTTGTGCAACAACATGTGAATCCCAATGATACAGTGTTCGAATCATCTCAGATCAGGCAGGAAGTAGCTTTGCAGAATTTGCATGAAGATACGAGTGGTTCGACGATAGGGTTTTCGATGCAGGAAGAGAATGATCAGCTGCGGGAGTTGGACTGCTTCAAGGAATTACTAGAGAAGGAGAGTATGAGTTGGTGGTCGAGtgaagtgaaggaagaagcaaTCTTTAGCTGCTCAGCTGATTCTTTATTGCTTCAAGAGTGCATGAGATTGTGA
- the LOC122030594 gene encoding zinc finger protein CONSTANS-LIKE 3-like, whose amino-acid sequence MANGGEVKKEGGAPPRGAAAASSKLCDACGLNPALLHCRADSAFLCGACDATVHGANGLASRHARAWLCEVCEAAPAAVICKADAAALCASCDADIHAANPLARRHQRLPLSPFLGPAASARASFLHDDDDDAYSLVHQEAVPTQFFFSDADADAYLDLDYNTSEEEPKAANGADPSCILTPACGYSDLNVTGSKPEPDVSFGHSESSEAAVVPDVSQVPAAAGLPSTYPEASREEREARLMRYREKRKSRRFEKTIRYASRKAYAEARPRVKGRFVKRAEVEAETEVDRIYSTAAEAVAALMADDDYGVVPSPY is encoded by the exons ATGGCGAACGGCGGCGAAGTGAAGAAGGAAGGCGGCGCGCCCCCACGAGGGGCCGCCGCAGCATCCTCGAAGCTCTGCGACGCCTGCGGCCTCAACCCCGCTCTCCTCCACTGCCGCGCCGACTCCGCCTTCCTCTGCGGCGCCTGCGACGCCACCGTGCACGGGGCTAACGGGCTCGCCTCCCGCCACGCGCGCGCTTGGCTCTGCGAGGTCTGCGAGGCCGCTCCCGCCGCCGTCATCTGCAAGGCGGACGCCGCCGCTCTCTGCGCTTCCTGCGACGCCGACATCCACGCCGCCAACCCCCTCGCCCGTCGCCACCAGCGCCTCCCCCTCTCCCCCTTCCTCGGCCCCGCTGCCTCCGCACGCGCCTCCTTCCTccacgacgacgacgacgacgcctACTCCCTCGTCCACCAGGAGGCAGTGCCGACGCAGTTCTTCTTCTccgacgccgacgccgacgccTACCTCGACCTCGACTACAACACATCGGAGGAGGAGCCCAAGGCCGCTAACGGAGCGGATCCGTCCTGCATCCTCACGCCCGCCTGCGGCTACTCGGATCTCAACGTGACGGGATCCAAACCCGAACCCGACGTTTCATTTGGCCACAGC GAGTCATCGGAGGCGGCGGTGGTGCCGGATGTGTCGCAGGTACCAGCGGCGGCGGGTCTTCCCTCTACGTATCCGGAAGCATCGCGTGAGGAGCGGGAGGCGAGGCTGATGAGGTACCGGGAGAAGAGGAAGAGCCGGCGGTTCGAGAAGACGATAAGGTACGCGTCGCGGAAGGCGTACGCGGAGGCGCGACCGAGGGTGAAAGGCCGATTTGTGAAGCGTGCCGAGGTGGAGGCGGAGACGGAGGTCGACCGAATCTACTCCACGGCGGCGGAGGCGGTGGCGGCGCTCATGGCGGACGACGACTACGGCGTCGTGCCGTCGCCGTATTGA